In Terriglobales bacterium, a single genomic region encodes these proteins:
- a CDS encoding Rieske (2Fe-2S) protein, whose translation MGNFVKIAAKSDLPPAGEAREFPCGDKMICVANVDGTLSAMDNVCLHRGGPLGQGMIDGGKVICPWHGWEYDLKTGAASHNPAAKVAVYPIKVDGDDVLVEI comes from the coding sequence ATGGGCAATTTTGTCAAAATAGCTGCCAAGAGTGATTTGCCGCCTGCCGGGGAGGCCCGCGAATTCCCTTGCGGCGACAAGATGATTTGCGTCGCCAATGTTGATGGGACTTTGTCGGCGATGGATAACGTCTGCCTCCATCGGGGCGGCCCGTTAGGACAGGGCATGATAGACGGCGGAAAGGTCATCTGTCCCTGGCATGGCTGGGAATACGATCTCAAGACCGGCGCGGCATCGCACAATCCCGCTGCCAAGGTTGCGGTGTATCCCATTAAGGTAGATGGCGATGACGTATTGGTGGAAATCTGA
- the purS gene encoding phosphoribosylformylglycinamidine synthase subunit PurS, translated as MKAYVYVSLKKTVLDPQGKTIHGALNKLGYRGVADLRQGKYFEITLDGGLNKQQAQAEVERMAREVLTNPVIEEYRYSIED; from the coding sequence ATGAAAGCTTATGTCTACGTCTCGCTGAAAAAGACCGTCCTTGATCCGCAGGGAAAAACCATTCACGGCGCGCTGAACAAGCTCGGCTACCGGGGGGTCGCCGATTTGCGGCAAGGCAAATATTTTGAAATTACCCTGGATGGCGGCCTGAACAAGCAGCAGGCCCAGGCTGAAGTGGAGCGCATGGCGCGCGAAGTGCTGACCAATCCCGTGATCGAAGAATACCGTTATTCCATCGAAGATTAG
- a CDS encoding DapH/DapD/GlmU-related protein, with translation MLLSEVSKIGGLDVIRDAPFQTLGFLSNPEPGMLVFVEDERCLALLERTPEAVCVITTAELAHRAVRCAGCATSASPRRSFHLVHSHLANCGFYWSDFKSAIHPSARIHPRAYIAEKNVRIGPGTQIGPNASIMERSLLGADVVIGPGVVIGSVGFQSGRFDGRLEEMVHAGGITIADRAHILANAVVASALFGQPTQIGADVRIGNCAFVSHNVRIGKASYIGHGAVVNGSVSVGEEVWVGPGASLVHGTRIGDHAHIAIGSVVIGNVEPGQKVAGNFAIEQTALLKHLASIR, from the coding sequence ATGTTGCTATCTGAGGTGTCGAAGATCGGCGGACTCGATGTCATTCGAGACGCGCCCTTTCAGACACTTGGTTTTCTCTCAAACCCTGAGCCCGGGATGCTGGTGTTTGTAGAAGACGAACGTTGCCTGGCCCTGCTGGAGCGCACCCCGGAGGCTGTGTGTGTGATCACGACAGCAGAGTTGGCGCATCGTGCGGTCCGTTGTGCCGGATGCGCAACCAGCGCATCGCCTCGACGTTCTTTTCATCTGGTCCACTCCCACCTGGCAAACTGCGGGTTCTATTGGAGCGATTTTAAGAGCGCGATCCACCCCAGCGCCCGTATTCATCCGCGCGCCTACATCGCAGAGAAGAACGTACGGATTGGCCCTGGGACGCAGATTGGCCCCAACGCGAGCATCATGGAGCGCTCGCTGCTGGGCGCCGACGTCGTGATCGGCCCGGGCGTTGTGATCGGCTCGGTGGGGTTTCAATCTGGCCGCTTCGACGGGAGGCTTGAAGAGATGGTCCACGCGGGGGGCATCACGATAGCCGACCGCGCACACATACTGGCCAACGCCGTGGTAGCCTCGGCGCTGTTCGGCCAACCCACGCAGATTGGCGCAGATGTGCGGATTGGAAACTGCGCCTTCGTCTCGCACAACGTTCGCATCGGCAAAGCGTCGTATATTGGCCACGGCGCGGTGGTGAACGGGAGCGTAAGCGTGGGCGAGGAGGTTTGGGTCGGTCCGGGAGCCAGTCTTGTACATGGCACGCGAATCGGCGATCACGCGCATATCGCCATCGGCAGTGTTGTCATCGGTAATGTAGAACCCGGACAAAAAGTGGCAGGCAACTTCGCAATCGAGCAGACAGCCTTGCTTAAACACCTGGCCTCGATTCGCTAG
- the glmS gene encoding glutamine--fructose-6-phosphate transaminase (isomerizing) produces MCGIVGYVGNKRVVPVIIDGLRRLEYRGYDSAGIAVAGNGDGLQIRRAEGKLRNLEEAIRLKPLDGTYGIGHTRWATHGRPTEENAHPHRDCSGHVVVVHNGIVENYLSLKKKLVEEGHKFVTETDTEVIAHLIEKYFFSKNNGTHNSLEEAVRKTVKELSGVFAIAVIATEEPNKIVAARNGPPAVIGLGKNEYFVASDVPAILYHTRDLFFLADGDLAVITPSGVKLSDFDGRPIERQVQHITWDPIMAEKGGFRHFMLKEIYEQPRAVRETAMGRVSLESGKIFLEEMEITEAELRAADKINIAACGTSMHAGLIGKFMIERLARMPVEVDYASEYRYRDPITSQKAVTLLITQSGETADTIAAQREAKAKGSKTLAICNVVGSMIAREASGTIYTHAGPEIGVASTKAFTAQLTALLLFALYLAEVRGALSPTEAKDYIKELTLIPGKLESLLTRDEDLEDLAKQYYRAQDFLFLGRGVHYPIALEGALKLKEISYIHAEGFPAGEMKHGPNALIDENLPVVIIATRDLKDPGSMVRYEKTISNMKEVKARSGRVITVANDGDEEIRESADHVIYVPQAPELLLPILDVVPLQLLAYHIAVRRGCDVDQPRNLAKSVTVE; encoded by the coding sequence ATGTGTGGCATCGTCGGATATGTAGGTAACAAGCGGGTTGTCCCCGTCATTATTGACGGGCTGAGGCGGCTGGAATATCGCGGCTACGACTCCGCCGGCATCGCTGTGGCCGGCAACGGCGATGGCCTGCAGATCCGCCGCGCCGAAGGCAAGCTGCGCAACCTGGAAGAGGCCATTCGGTTGAAGCCGCTGGATGGCACCTATGGCATCGGCCATACCCGCTGGGCAACGCACGGACGCCCGACCGAAGAGAACGCCCATCCTCATCGCGACTGTAGTGGCCACGTTGTCGTGGTGCACAACGGCATCGTCGAGAACTATCTCTCGCTCAAAAAGAAGCTGGTCGAAGAGGGGCACAAGTTCGTCACCGAAACTGACACCGAAGTTATCGCCCACCTGATCGAAAAGTATTTTTTTAGCAAGAACAATGGCACGCATAACTCCCTGGAAGAAGCCGTGCGCAAAACCGTCAAGGAACTCAGCGGGGTTTTCGCAATCGCTGTAATCGCCACAGAGGAGCCCAATAAAATTGTGGCCGCGCGCAATGGCCCGCCGGCGGTCATCGGACTGGGGAAAAACGAATATTTTGTCGCCTCTGATGTTCCCGCCATCCTCTATCACACCCGCGATCTGTTCTTTCTCGCCGATGGCGACCTGGCGGTGATTACTCCTTCAGGCGTGAAGCTCTCTGATTTTGACGGACGGCCCATCGAACGCCAGGTGCAGCACATCACCTGGGACCCGATCATGGCGGAAAAGGGCGGCTTCCGGCACTTCATGCTCAAAGAAATCTATGAGCAGCCGCGCGCCGTGCGCGAAACTGCCATGGGAAGGGTCTCGCTCGAAAGCGGCAAGATCTTTTTGGAAGAGATGGAAATTACCGAGGCCGAGTTACGCGCCGCCGACAAAATCAATATTGCCGCCTGCGGCACCAGCATGCACGCCGGATTGATCGGCAAATTCATGATCGAACGCCTGGCGCGCATGCCGGTTGAGGTGGATTACGCCAGCGAATACCGTTACCGCGACCCCATCACCTCGCAGAAAGCGGTGACGCTGCTGATTACGCAGTCCGGCGAAACAGCAGACACCATCGCCGCCCAGCGCGAGGCCAAGGCCAAAGGCTCAAAGACGCTGGCCATCTGCAATGTGGTGGGCTCCATGATTGCCCGCGAGGCCTCGGGTACGATCTATACGCACGCCGGGCCGGAGATCGGCGTGGCCTCTACCAAGGCCTTCACGGCACAACTCACCGCGCTGTTGCTGTTCGCGCTCTATCTCGCTGAGGTTCGTGGCGCGCTTTCTCCAACCGAGGCGAAGGACTACATCAAGGAACTGACCCTCATCCCGGGCAAACTGGAATCGTTATTGACCCGTGACGAGGACTTAGAAGACCTGGCCAAGCAATACTACCGCGCACAGGATTTTCTCTTCCTTGGCCGGGGCGTGCACTATCCTATTGCTCTGGAAGGCGCACTCAAGCTCAAGGAAATCTCTTACATTCACGCTGAGGGCTTTCCTGCCGGAGAGATGAAGCACGGCCCCAACGCCTTGATTGATGAAAACCTGCCGGTCGTGATTATTGCCACGCGAGACTTGAAAGATCCGGGCTCGATGGTGCGCTATGAAAAAACCATTTCCAATATGAAGGAAGTTAAAGCGCGCTCCGGCCGGGTGATCACCGTGGCCAACGATGGCGACGAAGAGATCCGCGAATCGGCCGATCATGTCATTTATGTGCCCCAGGCGCCGGAGCTGCTTCTGCCCATCCTCGATGTTGTGCCCCTGCAGCTTTTGGCCTATCACATTGCCGTGCGCCGCGGATGCGACGTAGATCAACCACGCAATCTGGCAAAGTCGGTGACCGTCGAATAA
- a CDS encoding FAD-dependent oxidoreductase, giving the protein MHERPTYTAHLNRVVSLSDQTKHLEFEVKEAERFDFTPGQFVSMLADNQGKHMTRAYSIASSPRHNQFDLCLNRVESGFFSNMLCDLNEGQELKFHGPHGTFVLRNPLRDSLLIATGTGIAPMRGFVQWLFADESRHADREIWLIYGTRYEKHVYYRELFEQTAKQHPNFHYIVTLSRADESWQGARGYVQDQVRAILNSRPLEARTNMDAYICGLNNMVSANRKLLKEEFGWDKKSIVYERYD; this is encoded by the coding sequence GTGCACGAACGCCCAACTTATACCGCGCACTTAAATCGCGTGGTCTCGCTTTCCGATCAAACCAAGCACCTGGAATTCGAGGTGAAGGAGGCGGAGCGATTCGACTTCACTCCCGGCCAATTTGTCTCCATGCTGGCTGACAACCAGGGGAAGCACATGACGCGCGCCTATTCCATCGCCTCTTCGCCACGCCACAATCAGTTCGATCTCTGCCTGAACCGCGTAGAGAGCGGTTTCTTCTCCAACATGCTTTGCGATCTGAACGAAGGGCAAGAGCTGAAGTTCCACGGTCCGCATGGGACATTCGTGCTGCGCAACCCCTTGCGCGATTCTTTACTGATCGCCACGGGAACCGGCATAGCACCCATGCGTGGTTTTGTGCAGTGGCTTTTTGCCGATGAGTCGCGCCACGCCGACCGCGAGATATGGCTGATCTATGGCACACGCTACGAAAAGCACGTTTATTATCGCGAGTTGTTCGAGCAGACGGCAAAGCAGCATCCTAATTTTCACTACATAGTGACCCTGAGCCGGGCCGATGAAAGCTGGCAGGGAGCGCGCGGCTACGTCCAGGACCAGGTTCGTGCAATCTTGAACTCACGCCCTCTCGAAGCCCGCACCAATATGGACGCCTACATCTGTGGCTTGAACAATATGGTTTCAGCCAACCGCAAA
- a CDS encoding sigma-54 dependent transcriptional regulator yields MHSILIVDDEKDIRSSLKGALEDEGYKALVAESGEACLEMMEKHAFEVVLLDVWLPEMDGLETLQKVRTVDDPPEVIMISGHGTIETAVRATKLGAYDFLEKPLSLEKTLILIKNAIDAKRLRGENRDMKKQLQPKSEIVGQSIPMKALRQQIGLMAPTNGRVLIYGESGTGKELVALAIHAQSQRKDAMFVEVNCAAIPEDLIESELFGHRKGSFAGALEDKQGKFHKADGGTLFLDEVGDMSLKTQAKVLRTLDEQRFTRVGEDDAITVDARVIAATNKNLEEEISRGNFREDLFYRLNVIPFYVPPLRERQEDIPLLARHFLREISATYSRRSKDITDDAVEALMRYSWPGNVRELRNVIERMIIMNPTAVKIDRKHLPPLVYRDGRPKSAAKEFSSLHQARAAYERDYILKKLDENHGNISRTAEVLGLERSHLYRKMKALGIAVKE; encoded by the coding sequence ATGCATAGCATTCTGATCGTTGACGACGAAAAAGATATCCGCTCATCGCTGAAAGGCGCGCTCGAGGATGAGGGCTACAAGGCCTTAGTCGCGGAGAGCGGCGAGGCCTGCCTGGAGATGATGGAGAAGCACGCCTTCGAGGTTGTGCTGCTCGATGTGTGGCTGCCCGAGATGGATGGCCTCGAGACCCTGCAGAAAGTTCGCACCGTGGATGATCCGCCCGAGGTCATCATGATCTCAGGCCACGGCACGATTGAAACCGCGGTGCGCGCCACCAAGCTGGGCGCATACGACTTCCTGGAAAAGCCGCTGTCGCTCGAAAAAACCCTGATCCTGATCAAGAACGCCATTGACGCCAAACGGCTGCGCGGCGAAAACCGCGACATGAAAAAGCAACTGCAGCCCAAGAGCGAAATCGTAGGGCAAAGCATTCCCATGAAAGCGCTGCGGCAGCAGATTGGCCTGATGGCCCCCACCAACGGACGCGTGCTCATCTATGGCGAATCGGGTACAGGCAAGGAGCTGGTGGCGCTGGCCATCCACGCGCAAAGCCAGCGCAAAGACGCTATGTTCGTCGAGGTCAACTGCGCCGCCATTCCCGAAGACCTGATCGAGAGCGAACTCTTCGGCCACCGCAAGGGCTCCTTCGCCGGCGCACTGGAAGACAAGCAGGGCAAATTCCACAAGGCGGATGGCGGCACTCTCTTTCTGGACGAAGTCGGCGACATGAGCCTGAAGACTCAGGCCAAAGTTCTGCGCACGCTCGATGAACAACGTTTTACCCGCGTAGGGGAAGACGACGCGATTACTGTTGATGCCCGCGTGATTGCCGCCACCAATAAAAACCTGGAAGAAGAAATTTCCAGGGGCAACTTCCGTGAAGACCTTTTTTACCGCCTGAACGTCATTCCTTTTTATGTTCCGCCGCTGCGCGAGCGCCAGGAAGATATCCCGCTGCTGGCGCGCCACTTTTTACGGGAAATTTCCGCCACCTACAGCCGGCGCTCCAAAGATATTACCGACGACGCCGTAGAAGCCCTCATGCGCTACTCCTGGCCGGGCAACGTGCGCGAGCTGCGCAACGTGATCGAGCGCATGATCATTATGAATCCTACCGCGGTAAAAATTGACCGCAAGCACCTGCCACCGCTGGTCTATCGCGACGGCCGACCGAAATCCGCAGCCAAGGAATTTTCGAGTCTCCATCAGGCACGCGCCGCCTATGAGCGCGATTACATCCTGAAGAAACTCGATGAAAACCACGGCAACATCAGCCGTACGGCAGAGGTCCTGGGCCTGGAGCGCAGCCATCTTTATCGCAAGATGAAAGCGCTGGGGATTGCAGTAAAAGAATGA
- a CDS encoding acyl--CoA ligase, with the protein MIILDFITAAPAGSGSIFSRESSVLTFGALAAQVSKTVSFLNRHHIGRKDRIAVVLPNGPELAVAFLSISSAATCAPLNPAYSAAEFRFFLSDLQANALLTEPGFCPAAAKAALDLNIPILTLKRPAGAVTGVFELESSGPGGPTALPGMAEGDDVALLLHSSGTTSRPKLIPLTHSNLCVSARNIGKTLRLTPDDRCLNIMPLFHVHGLIGALLSSIAAGASIWCTSGFNAYRFSWWLHEANPTWYTAVPTMHQAILWRLGERSRSGEPGLRFVRSSSAALPVRTGKELEARFDCPAIEAYGMTEAAHQITSNPLPPAVREPGSVGAATGPETIILDEAGTVQPAGVRGEVAIRGESVTSGYWAPAEANQAAFCNGWLRTGDQGFMDARGYLTLTGRLKEIINCGGEKISPAEIDQVLTDHPSVATALAFGVDSALLGERVYAAVVPREGQQVTERELKRFASDRLAKFKIPRRILILDEIPKGPTGKMQRIGMAQRLGISVGDSLD; encoded by the coding sequence ATGATCATACTGGATTTCATCACGGCTGCTCCCGCCGGTTCTGGATCCATCTTTTCGCGAGAGAGTTCGGTACTGACCTTCGGTGCGTTGGCCGCGCAGGTCAGCAAGACGGTAAGTTTCCTCAATCGCCATCATATCGGGCGCAAAGATCGCATTGCAGTAGTGTTGCCCAATGGCCCGGAATTGGCAGTTGCATTTCTGAGTATTTCGAGCGCCGCGACTTGTGCTCCTCTGAATCCCGCGTATTCTGCAGCAGAATTCCGCTTCTTTCTCTCTGACTTGCAGGCCAACGCGCTGCTGACCGAGCCGGGATTCTGCCCAGCCGCGGCCAAAGCTGCCCTTGATCTCAATATTCCCATTCTGACACTCAAACGTCCGGCGGGTGCAGTCACCGGAGTCTTCGAATTAGAGAGTTCAGGACCGGGCGGACCAACGGCGCTCCCCGGGATGGCAGAGGGCGACGATGTTGCACTCTTGCTTCACAGTTCGGGCACAACCTCCCGCCCAAAACTCATTCCGCTAACCCACAGTAATCTTTGCGTCTCCGCCCGGAACATCGGCAAGACGCTGCGCCTCACGCCTGACGACCGCTGTCTCAACATCATGCCGCTATTCCATGTGCATGGGCTTATTGGCGCGCTGCTCTCCAGCATTGCGGCTGGGGCGTCGATCTGGTGCACATCAGGATTTAACGCTTACCGGTTTTCCTGGTGGCTTCACGAGGCGAACCCCACCTGGTACACGGCGGTGCCGACAATGCATCAGGCCATTCTGTGGCGCCTGGGCGAGCGATCGCGGTCCGGGGAGCCAGGTTTGCGTTTTGTCCGCTCCAGCTCCGCCGCTTTGCCGGTGCGCACCGGGAAAGAGCTTGAGGCGCGCTTCGACTGCCCGGCCATCGAGGCCTATGGCATGACCGAGGCAGCCCACCAGATTACGTCCAATCCTCTTCCTCCCGCGGTGCGCGAGCCCGGCAGCGTCGGCGCCGCCACAGGACCAGAGACCATCATTCTCGATGAAGCCGGCACTGTGCAGCCCGCCGGCGTGCGCGGCGAGGTGGCAATCCGCGGAGAGTCCGTGACCTCGGGTTATTGGGCCCCCGCTGAGGCGAACCAGGCGGCTTTCTGCAACGGTTGGCTGCGCACCGGTGATCAGGGCTTCATGGATGCCAGGGGATACCTCACGTTGACCGGCCGCTTGAAAGAGATCATTAACTGTGGCGGGGAGAAGATCTCTCCGGCAGAAATTGACCAGGTACTTACGGACCATCCTTCCGTAGCCACTGCCCTGGCCTTCGGCGTAGATTCTGCCCTGTTGGGGGAACGGGTCTATGCCGCCGTGGTTCCCCGCGAAGGGCAGCAGGTCACCGAGCGTGAACTGAAAAGGTTCGCTTCTGACCGGCTGGCCAAGTTCAAAATACCGCGCCGGATTCTGATCCTCGATGAGATCCCCAAAGGACCGACGGGCAAGATGCAGCGCATCGGGATGGCGCAACGATTGGGAATCTCCGTCGGCGATAGTCTCGACTAG
- a CDS encoding ATP-binding protein gives MPEVNQPNAKPRPGVLIALIIGVAVLFTMVLWQVSFRVGFDPRTTNQTLILVALSALIFLLFVALTFVLLRNLLKLYAERRVGVLGSKFRSRMVVGALILSVIPVFVLFLFAYGLMNRSIERWFSRPVEDLLEDSSQVTGLLSHYAIENANVEAEAIADIPETQRSFNSSTLVDEFRARQKTLQGGFALALSNDSLVAGYNLPEGWGDLRKKIPLASPTGPQNAAPFNLNGRDYIMGVAHVRNNSNNLILVAIPLPPGFRQTINHIEVADNTYRELSKQSKILRSTYTGLLLLITMIVLFSATWLALFLSKLVTRPVAALATATQEISRGHLDYRVEIPAMDELGELVASFNGMAAELETSRHAIEASSSQLTSANVELEQRRRDIETILETIPTGVLTLDASGCITRANHALTRMLTAVITAGGMPSFPLGAGLGSLFHEDVVADLETMMRKADRMGSVTSQMEIQVQASRTSLDVAVTVAALQHGPQKLGYVIVFEDLSDLLKAQKQAAWREVARRVAHEIKNPLTPIALSAERIRRHLERGSPPDEASLQVIGTCSATIAEAVETVRTLVDEFSAMARFPTSQPQPSDINTIIQSALSMFNGRLEGIQVNTDLAPDLPPVMADPNAMKRVIANIVDNAADAVQDSLVREVHISTSLVQTGEMVEIVIADTGHGVSREVKEKLFLPYFSTKRRGTGLGLAIVGRIMEDHHGSVRVEENSPLGARFIVELPVANGAPSGATGRIELPDHA, from the coding sequence ATGCCAGAAGTCAACCAGCCCAACGCGAAGCCTCGTCCCGGCGTGCTGATCGCGCTGATCATTGGCGTAGCCGTGCTCTTCACCATGGTTTTATGGCAGGTGTCGTTCAGGGTAGGCTTCGATCCCCGCACCACGAATCAGACTCTGATTCTTGTTGCTCTTTCGGCTCTTATCTTTCTGTTATTCGTTGCTCTGACTTTTGTTTTGTTGCGTAACCTGCTGAAGCTGTATGCCGAGCGGCGCGTCGGCGTGCTGGGATCCAAGTTCCGCAGCCGCATGGTGGTAGGCGCGCTGATTCTTTCTGTCATCCCTGTTTTTGTTTTGTTCCTCTTCGCCTACGGACTGATGAACCGTTCGATTGAGCGCTGGTTCTCGCGGCCGGTCGAGGATTTGCTGGAAGATTCAAGCCAGGTTACGGGACTGCTCTCGCATTACGCCATCGAAAATGCCAATGTGGAAGCGGAAGCCATTGCTGACATACCGGAGACCCAGCGCTCCTTTAATTCTTCAACGCTGGTGGATGAGTTCCGCGCACGTCAAAAAACCCTGCAAGGTGGCTTTGCCCTGGCCCTCTCCAACGATTCTCTGGTCGCGGGTTACAACCTTCCGGAGGGCTGGGGGGATTTGCGTAAGAAAATTCCCCTTGCCAGCCCGACCGGACCGCAGAACGCTGCGCCTTTCAACTTGAATGGACGCGACTACATCATGGGCGTAGCACATGTGAGAAACAATTCAAACAATCTGATCCTGGTGGCCATCCCTCTGCCGCCCGGATTCCGGCAGACCATAAACCATATTGAAGTGGCTGATAACACCTACCGTGAACTGAGCAAGCAGTCGAAAATACTCCGCAGCACCTACACCGGGCTGCTGCTGCTGATCACCATGATCGTGCTCTTTTCTGCCACCTGGCTGGCGCTGTTTTTATCGAAGCTGGTGACGCGCCCGGTGGCAGCGCTGGCCACAGCTACACAAGAGATTTCCCGCGGGCATCTCGACTACCGGGTTGAAATTCCCGCCATGGATGAACTCGGAGAACTGGTGGCATCGTTCAACGGCATGGCCGCCGAACTGGAAACTTCGCGGCACGCCATTGAAGCTTCCAGCAGCCAGCTCACCAGCGCCAACGTTGAGTTGGAGCAGCGCCGCCGCGATATTGAGACCATTCTGGAAACTATCCCTACAGGCGTGTTGACGCTTGACGCCTCCGGCTGCATCACACGCGCCAATCACGCTCTCACCCGAATGCTGACTGCAGTCATCACAGCCGGCGGCATGCCCAGCTTCCCTCTGGGAGCTGGGCTCGGCAGCCTCTTCCATGAAGATGTCGTTGCCGACCTCGAAACCATGATGCGAAAAGCCGACCGCATGGGATCTGTAACCAGCCAGATGGAAATCCAAGTCCAAGCCTCGCGCACCAGCCTGGATGTAGCCGTCACGGTTGCCGCCTTGCAACATGGCCCACAAAAACTGGGCTACGTGATTGTGTTTGAAGACCTCTCCGATCTGCTGAAGGCGCAGAAGCAGGCTGCCTGGCGCGAGGTGGCGCGCCGCGTGGCCCACGAGATCAAGAATCCTTTGACCCCGATTGCGCTTTCCGCTGAGCGTATCCGCCGGCACCTGGAGCGCGGTAGCCCACCTGATGAAGCCTCGCTGCAGGTCATTGGCACCTGCTCCGCCACGATTGCGGAAGCGGTGGAAACCGTGCGCACGCTGGTGGACGAGTTTTCCGCCATGGCGCGCTTCCCTACCTCGCAGCCGCAGCCTTCCGACATCAACACGATCATTCAAAGTGCGCTCTCCATGTTTAACGGCAGGCTGGAAGGAATCCAGGTGAACACAGACCTGGCACCCGACCTGCCGCCGGTGATGGCCGATCCCAACGCGATGAAGCGCGTGATTGCCAATATCGTGGACAACGCCGCCGACGCCGTGCAGGATTCCCTCGTGCGCGAGGTACATATCTCGACCTCGCTCGTCCAAACCGGAGAGATGGTTGAAATTGTGATTGCCGATACCGGCCACGGCGTAAGCCGGGAGGTGAAGGAAAAATTGTTCCTGCCATATTTCTCCACCAAGAGACGCGGCACTGGACTTGGACTGGCGATCGTAGGACGCATCATGGAAGACCATCACGGCTCGGTGCGGGTGGAAGAAAATTCTCCGCTGGGAGCGCGCTTCATCGTGGAGCTGCCGGTGGCGAATGGCGCACCATCCGGCGCCACCGGGAGGATTGAGCTGCCCGATCATGCATAG
- a CDS encoding IPT/TIG domain-containing protein, giving the protein MNDHCRGLIDGPKIDRLRPNTGPVGTVVTITGRNFGTPPQGTTVAGTVVFNGNAQATPTSWADNQIVVTVPAGATTGDVVLNVAEKTDNKRFTIR; this is encoded by the coding sequence GTGAACGACCACTGCCGTGGGCTGATTGACGGACCGAAGATTGATAGATTAAGACCAAACACAGGTCCGGTGGGAACGGTTGTAACCATAACGGGCCGCAACTTTGGCACACCACCACAGGGCACCACGGTCGCCGGTACGGTCGTGTTTAATGGGAATGCGCAAGCAACTCCCACAAGTTGGGCCGATAACCAGATAGTAGTAACCGTGCCAGCGGGCGCGACCACCGGTGATGTAGTCTTGAATGTAGCTGAGAAAACGGACAATAAGCGCTTTACCATACGATAG
- a CDS encoding metal-dependent hydrolase has protein sequence MSPVTHFLVSWMVANSAKLERKERALVTLAGVAPDLDGLGIVPEWLTRNSAHPLHWFSEYHHTLGHNLGFALVVTAAGYLIASQGVKLKAALLVFLSFHLHLLCDLVGARGPDGEQWPIPYLAPFSQAWQWSWHGQWALNAWPNFVITIAALAVTFYLAWKRGFSPLETFSRKADTIFVTALRNRFPAKTVVA, from the coding sequence TTGAGTCCAGTTACGCATTTTCTGGTTAGCTGGATGGTAGCCAATTCGGCGAAGCTCGAACGCAAAGAACGCGCGCTGGTGACGCTGGCCGGTGTGGCTCCCGATCTGGATGGGCTCGGAATTGTGCCGGAATGGTTGACCCGCAACTCGGCCCATCCCTTGCATTGGTTTAGCGAATACCATCACACGCTGGGACACAATCTCGGCTTTGCGCTGGTGGTGACTGCAGCCGGATACCTGATTGCAAGCCAGGGCGTAAAACTGAAGGCCGCTCTGCTGGTCTTCCTGAGTTTTCATCTGCACTTGCTTTGCGACCTGGTGGGAGCCCGGGGACCGGATGGTGAGCAGTGGCCCATCCCGTATCTTGCGCCTTTTTCGCAGGCCTGGCAGTGGAGCTGGCACGGTCAGTGGGCATTGAATGCGTGGCCCAATTTCGTGATCACGATCGCAGCTTTGGCGGTGACGTTTTACCTGGCGTGGAAGCGCGGCTTCTCTCCGCTTGAAACGTTTTCCCGCAAGGCGGACACTATCTTCGTAACCGCCCTGAGAAATCGTTTTCCGGCAAAAACCGTTGTGGCATGA